The Vigna unguiculata cultivar IT97K-499-35 chromosome 1, ASM411807v1, whole genome shotgun sequence nucleotide sequence TATGCTCTCTGGCATTGTTAATGGAATTTGCTAAATAAATCGCATCCATGCAGGAAGAGAAGAAACTAGCAATCACCGTCTTCAGTTTCCCTCCGGACAAAGGAAATGTGGGAACTGCTGCCTATCTCAATGTCTTTGCCTCCATATACTCAGTTATGAAAGAACTAAAAAAAGATGGTTATAATGTTGACGGCCTTCCAGAGACTCCAGAAGCTTTGATTGAAGATGTAATTCATGACAAAGAAGCTCAATTCAGCAGTCCAAATTTGAACATTGCTTACAAAATGAACGTCCGAGAGTACCAAAATTTGACTCCTTATTCCACGGCACTAGAAGAGAATTGGGGAAAACCCCCTGGCAATCTGAATGCAGATGGAGAAAATCTGTTGGTATATGGGAAGCAATACGGTAATGTCTTCATAGGTGTTCAACCTACATTTGGCTATGAAGGGGATCCAATGAGGCTTCTTTTCTCCAAATCTGCTAGCCCTCATCATGGATTTGCAGCATTTTATTCCTTTGTTGAGAAAATCTTCAAAGCTGATGCTGTGCTTCATTTTGGGACGCATGGTTCCCTTGAATTCATGCCTGGAAAACAGGTGGGGATGAGTGATGTCTGTTATCCTGACAGTCTAATTGGTAATATTCCAAATGTGTATTACTATGCTGCAAACAATCCTTCTGAGGCCACCATAGCCAAGCGCAGAAGTTATGCAAACACCATCAGCTATTTGACTCCTCCTGCCGAAAATGCTGGACTTTACAAAGGTCTTAAGCAGTTAAGTGAGCTCATCTCCTCATATCAGTCCCTCAAGGACACTGGCCGTGGGGCACAAATTGTGAGTTCAATTATCAGCACAGCTAAACAGTGTAATCTTGACAAAGATGTGACACTGCCAGATGAGGGTGTAGAGATCCCACCTAAAGAGCGTGATCTGGTGGTTGGAAAGGTGTATGCCAAGATCATGGAGATTGAGTCTCGACTGTTACCTTGTGGGCTTCATATCATTGGAGAGCCCCCCTCAGCTTTGGAAGCAGTTGCTACACTGGTGAACATTGCTGCACTTGATCGTCCTGAAGATAATATTTCTTCTCTTCCAGCAATATTGGCCGAAACTGTTGGAAGAGATATAGAAGATGTGTATAGAGGAAGTAACAAAGGAATATTGAAGGATGTAGAGCTTCTTAGGCAAATAACAGAGGCATCACGTGGAGCAATCACTGCCTTTGTGGAGCGCACTACCAATAGTAAGGGTCAAGTTGTTGATGTAGCTGATAGGCTTAGCTCAATCCTTGGATTTGGCATAAATGAGCCATGGATTCAGCACTTGTCAAACACCAAATTTTACCGAGCTGATAGGGAAAAACTTAGAGTCTTGTTTATGTTCCTGGGAGAATGCTTGAAGTTGGTTGTGGCTGATAATGAAGTGGGAAGTTTAAAGCAAGCTTTGGAAGGTAAATATGTGGAGCCAGGGCCTGGTGGTGACCCAATAAGAAACCCTAAAGTTTTGCCAACAGGAAAGAATATTCATGCCTTGGACCCACAGTCTATTCCTACAACTGCTGCAATGCAGAGTGCCAAAATAGTGGTAGACAGGTTGATTGAGAGGCAGAAAGCTGAGAATGGTGGAAAATATCCTGAGACAATTGCACTTGTATTGTGGGGAACTGATAATATTAAAACCTATGGTGAATCACTGGCTCAAGTCTTGTGGATGATTGGGGTGTTGCCGGTTGCTGATACCTTTGGGAGGGTAAACCGGGTGGAACCTGTAAGTCTTGAAGAGCTTGGAAGGCCTAGGATTGATGTTGTTGTTAATTGCTCAGGAGTGTTTAGAGACCTTTTCATCAACCAGGTATTACTTCACTTGCTTTTTTTCCATTAATGAAGGTTTTAAGTTTGGCACAAGatctttgttatatttattttattaggcTTTTAGTTGCTACATTGCTTTGGTtgctcatttatttatttatttgttcattACTCAGATGAACCTTCTAGACAGAGCAGTGAAAATGGTTGCTGAGTTAGATGAACCAGCAGAGCAAAACTATGTAAGAAAGCATGCGTTAGAACAAGCTCAAGCCCTTGGAGTTGAAGTTCGAGAGGCAGCAACAAGGATCTTCTCCAACGCCTCCGGCTCCTACTCCTCAAACATAAACCTGGCTGTGGAGAATTCCTCATGGAATGATGAGAAGCAGCTCCAAGACATGTATCTTAGCAGAAAGTCTTTTGCCTTTGATTCTGATGCCCCTGGTGCTGGCATGACTGAGAAAAGAAAAGTCTTTGAGATGGCTCTCAGCACAGCAGATGCCACATTCCAAAACCTTGATTCATCAGAAATTTCCCTCACTGATGTTAGCCATTACTTTGACTCAGACCCAACTAATCTGGTTCAAAATCTAAGGAAAGATGGGAAGAAGCCCAGTGCATACATTGCAGATACAACTACTGCCAATGCTCAGGTATAAATTGTTCCATTGAATCTCCTATTTTCAAGCTTGGTTTGACATTTCTCCAAACTATAGAAAATATCCTCAGATCTCACTGAGTCTTGGATAAACTGTGCAATAAATACCTACAGGagaagtaaaattaattaagcttctctataaactaaaataaaaacttacacACTTCAACTAAGAATTTGTTATGACCTTGTGGATACATAATGTTTTCAGGTTCGCACACTTTCTGAGACAGTTAGACTTGACGCAAGAACCAAATTGCTGAACCCAAAGTGGTATGAAGGCATGTTGTCTACTGGGTATGAGGGTGTTCGTGAGATTGAGAAGAGACTGACCAATACAGTGGGATGGAGTGCAACATCAGGCCAAGTTGACAACTGGGTGTACGAAGAAGCCAACACAACTTTCATTCAAGATGAGCAGATGCTGAACAAGCTCATGAACACTAATCCAAACTCCTTCAGGAAGCTGGTGCAGACATTCTTGGAAGCCAATGGACGTGGTTACTGGGAAACTTCAGAAGATAATATTGAGAAGCTCAGGCAGTTGTATTCGGAGGTGGAAGACAAAATTGAAGGCATTGATCGTTAAAGTTCATAGCTATATTATTGAAAAGAGAATACaacattgaagaaaaaagaacaCCTTTCTAATGtgattttgtttacttttctcaattttttgaGATCAATTCTCTGTGCAGTGCTGAACTCCAACCCATGTTAACAAATAAAGGTTTCGGTTCAAAATTGATGGCTTCGATTAGTTTCTTGCATGAAAAGAATTTGATAATGagtataaacttaattattaattttaataagataatattaaactttGTTAGGAATAATTCATGTGTGAGTCAAAGTTTCACATTagataaaagtgataaaattatACATCATATAAGATGAAAGATCCATAAGTTTATTGTCGGTTAAAAGTAGGTCATATCACATATATAAAATCTCACCCACTGAAAATCGTTATATATAAATCCATATCTGGTATCAGAGTCGATGGTTCAGAATAACTGGACCACTATAAAAGTACCACCACCATAACCACAAGAGTATAAGTAGGTCACCATACACCTGGGAATATATACCATATGAAAGAGAGACTCACTCTTGGATCTTGGAGGGAGATTGTTGGAAAATCCTTCTATGAAAAATATACCCATCAAACTTTCACATGTTATCTACtaaaaagacaaattttctGCACAACAATGGTTGATACAATTAAATGTAACTAATTGTTAGCGTTCTATGAGTTTCTTTATCAAATCCATCCCAAATGGTTCTTAATCTCATAAAGAAGTATGTGAAACTAAGATCTCCTTCCTTTAATGATGATGCTTCCATTTGTAGTTCCGAAATTCTCAGAAGATTTCTTTGGAAGAACTACTCCTCAAATCTACTCCTCAAGTCTGTGACACGGAATGCACGATCCAAGAAACGATCATATTATTACATCTCTTCCAAGCCTGGTAAGAAGCATCTTCTTTTGATGCCTCGGGTGCAGTACCATTAATGAACTCTGACTTGTTCTTGGCGCTTCAAGCCATA carries:
- the LOC114173568 gene encoding magnesium-chelatase subunit ChlH, chloroplastic gives rise to the protein MASLVSSSLTLPSSKPDQLHSLAQKRLFLHSFLPKKAGYNGSSKSSLRVKCATVGNGLFTQTTPEVRRIVPENDQNLPTVKIVYVVLEAQYQSSLTAAVLALNSKRKDASFEVVGYLVEELRDASTYKTFCKDLEDANIFIGSLIFVEELALKIKAAVEKERDRLDAVLVFPSMPEVMRLNKLGSFSMSQLGQSKSPFFQLFKRKKPQSAGFADSMLKLVRTLPKVLKYLPSDKAQDARLYILSLQFWLGGSPDNLQNFLKMITGSYIPALKGTKIEYSDPVLYLDNGIWHPLAPCMYDDVKEYLNWYGTRRDANEKLKSQNAPVIGLVLQRSHIVTGDDGHYVAVIMELEARGAKVIPIFAGGLDFSGPVEKFFIDPITKKPFVNSVVSLTGFALVGGPARQDHPRAVEALMKLDVPYIVALPLVFQTTEEWLNSTLGLHPIQVALQVALPELDGGMEPIVFAGRDPKTGKSHALHKRVEQLCIRAIRWAELKRKSKEEKKLAITVFSFPPDKGNVGTAAYLNVFASIYSVMKELKKDGYNVDGLPETPEALIEDVIHDKEAQFSSPNLNIAYKMNVREYQNLTPYSTALEENWGKPPGNLNADGENLLVYGKQYGNVFIGVQPTFGYEGDPMRLLFSKSASPHHGFAAFYSFVEKIFKADAVLHFGTHGSLEFMPGKQVGMSDVCYPDSLIGNIPNVYYYAANNPSEATIAKRRSYANTISYLTPPAENAGLYKGLKQLSELISSYQSLKDTGRGAQIVSSIISTAKQCNLDKDVTLPDEGVEIPPKERDLVVGKVYAKIMEIESRLLPCGLHIIGEPPSALEAVATLVNIAALDRPEDNISSLPAILAETVGRDIEDVYRGSNKGILKDVELLRQITEASRGAITAFVERTTNSKGQVVDVADRLSSILGFGINEPWIQHLSNTKFYRADREKLRVLFMFLGECLKLVVADNEVGSLKQALEGKYVEPGPGGDPIRNPKVLPTGKNIHALDPQSIPTTAAMQSAKIVVDRLIERQKAENGGKYPETIALVLWGTDNIKTYGESLAQVLWMIGVLPVADTFGRVNRVEPVSLEELGRPRIDVVVNCSGVFRDLFINQMNLLDRAVKMVAELDEPAEQNYVRKHALEQAQALGVEVREAATRIFSNASGSYSSNINLAVENSSWNDEKQLQDMYLSRKSFAFDSDAPGAGMTEKRKVFEMALSTADATFQNLDSSEISLTDVSHYFDSDPTNLVQNLRKDGKKPSAYIADTTTANAQVRTLSETVRLDARTKLLNPKWYEGMLSTGYEGVREIEKRLTNTVGWSATSGQVDNWVYEEANTTFIQDEQMLNKLMNTNPNSFRKLVQTFLEANGRGYWETSEDNIEKLRQLYSEVEDKIEGIDR